In Fusarium falciforme chromosome 9, complete sequence, the sequence GTTTTCCTCAGCACATTATGCCCAGCCACCTTGAATTCAAGAGCATGAGAGAGTCCCGTTTGTAGAGAATGGATGTAACCTGAGATATGTTGGTCAATTGCAGGCCGCCGCTGTCTTGGGTCTTCCGCAGATTTCCGGGTCACCTCTCAGGGCGTATGCCACGGTCGTCGAGGTGTTTGAGCACTATTTTCGAGGATCTGGATAGAGCCACTCGCAGAGCCACATCAGCTCGACCGAAATATCGTGGCAGATGCGGTTGAAGGTGTCCTATGGCTCCTAGGTCAGGGGGGATGATCGCGAGTATTCGGAGCAGTTGGCCAAGTGGCTGATGAACGCCAGAACTTGTTCCGTCCAATCATAAAAGTAGGAAGAGTGAAGAATatgaatataataaatatttactaAAAAGAGGCCAATCATGATTAAATATCTACCTAAGTTCATACTAAATATTGCTTTCCAGACAGAACTCCAACAACTAAGCAACAGTCAATGCCCAGTCGGACGTTGCAGAACTGACTCTACTGGAGATGCTTCTCTCTAATCTCAAGAGACACGACTACAGTAACAACAGCCGTGAGTATAAGCAAGGCATACGTTGCATGAAAGCCATTAACATAAGCCTCCGTAACTATCTCCCTCATCTCGCTCGTGAGGCCCTTGACATATTCCAGAGATTCCATCGCTCGTTGGGCAATCTAATACGGTCACCTTCATTCAAAAGACGTGTTGGAGCACCTACTTCATCGCCATCTACAAAACCATCAAGCTTGACTTCGAGAGAGTGTTGCAGAGCGGTCTAGAACAGAGCATTGTGTGCGCTCAAGCCAGCGACAGCACCAATGTTGCCACAAAGATAATACCCAGTACCTGCAATAGCGATGTCTGCTTTCTCAACACTAGCCGCGAGTCCGATATACAGAGAGGCGTGAGCAAGACCGATACCGAAGCCTCCAGGGAAAAGAAACAGCGTCTGCCAACTGGGGGTCGACCCACGCCAACAGACAAGCAATAGCGACCAAGCGATGGAAGAGCAGATTCCAGAGATTATGCATGGAATATTGTACCGACCGGTTCTGAATCGTTAGCTTCGCCTTGGCTGGGTGGATCAACTCACTTCTTAATGTACGCTCCCGTGAACAAGGCGCCCAGTGTGTTGCTCGGAACAGATGGGATGAGGGATGCGCCGGCAGTCGTGGGAGAAACGTTGCGTGTAACTTGGAAGTAAAGAGGAATAAACATCATCATACCAGCCAGTGTAGAGCAGCAAAGGATCATGACCGAGTAAAAGATGACCACATGACCATTAGCCAGGAGGTGCAAGGGGAAGATGGGTTCAGTTGCCCAGAACTTTTCGACGGCGCAGAACAGAGCGCTTaaaaggaggccgagaataGCGAGGGACACAAGGACAGGCGACGACCAGGGAATTTTGTCCCCTCGTATGTCGAGGACGAGCAGAAGACAGAGGATAGTGCAGCTCATAGCAGCAGCGCCGGCAAAGTCGACGCGCTTCAGAGAGGTTCTCCACGTCTTTGTTGTAGTGACGTATGTGTTGGGCAGCCTGAAAGCAACGAGTACCATAGTGACAATGGTCAAGGGAGCTTGGCAGAGAAAGGCCCATCGCCAGCCGATCGTTTGGGTGAGGGACCCCCCGATAACCCCGCTAGATGAGTGACTCGCGGCCTGGGTGATGTTGACATAACTTCGATAGGTAGCAACGTCTCTCAGGGGTACGAGATCTGGCGCAGTTAGCTCCGTCTACAGTATTGGGGCTCACGTACCTGTGATCAGGACGGAGACCAGAGAGACCATGCCAGCCCCCCCAATCCCCTGGATAACCCGGCCGACGATGATCTGAGGCATTGAAGTTCCGACGCCACTATTTTGTTAACATGGTACTGTATTATAGAATTGACTTACCAGATGATGCTGCCTCCTGAAAAGAAGACGTATGAAGTCTGAAGCATCGCCTTGCGACCAAAAATGTCGCTCAGCTTGCCGTACAGGGGCTGCCCAACACACGTGGCGAGCATGTAGCTAGAGAATAGCCAACTAGCATTCTTGAGGTCATTGAACTCGGCCGTGATGGAACCGTATGCCGCGAGAACGAGGAAAGTGTCGGTCTGCGAGACGAAGACGCCTACTGACTGTTAGTGTCGATCATGACTAGGAAGGGGAAGAGTGTACCGATTAGAAGCACCGAGAGGAGTCCGAAAATGGGCCTTTTGGTTTCAGACTTGCTCAATTTTGTTAATTGGAGATCATTTTGCTGCAACCCAAGATGAGTTACTCACGTTGCAGTTATCAGGGGTGGACGGGATTAAGGGGGAGCTTTCGTCCACCTCTGAAGGAGTGGGAACTTCGTCTTGTTTGGTTGTAGGGTGGGTCATTTTGTCTTCTTGGTCGATTTGAGAGTCTTAATTCTCTGAGTTCTCGAGCGTTCAAGCATCTCAAGAACTCCTACTTATACCTGACATCTACCGGCTTTCTCGCGCCCTTCTCTTCCAGTTTACAACACCATCTTCCAGCCGACCTCTTCAACCGAGCCGAGCCAGGTATCGCCACATACTTGAAAACCGTTGGTGGCTTGAGACAACAAGGCCTCGGCTCTGGTAAAGAAGGCTCTGATACATCTCTAAGCTGTCGCAGGAGCGGGATCGAGTCGCCAAGGAGGCCCAGGCCGCTGATGAGGGGCCTCCTGCTTGAAAGGGCATCGAAATATCTCATTTTGTC encodes:
- a CDS encoding MFS domain-containing protein, which produces MTHPTTKQDEVPTPSEVDESSPLIPSTPDNCNSETKRPIFGLLSVLLIGVFVSQTDTFLVLAAYGSITAEFNDLKNASWLFSSYMLATCVGQPLYGKLSDIFGRKAMLQTSYVFFSGGSIICGVGTSMPQIIVGRVIQGIGGAGMVSLVSVLITDLVPLRDVATYRSYVNITQAASHSSSGVIGGSLTQTIGWRWAFLCQAPLTIVTMVLVAFRLPNTYVTTTKTWRTSLKRVDFAGAAAMSCTILCLLLVLDIRGDKIPWSSPVLVSLAILGLLLSALFCAVEKFWATEPIFPLHLLANGHVVIFYSVMILCCSTLAGMMMFIPLYFQVTRNVSPTTAGASLIPSVPSNTLGALFTGAYIKK